The following are from one region of the Cetobacterium somerae genome:
- a CDS encoding BaiN/RdsA family NAD(P)/FAD-dependent oxidoreductase, with amino-acid sequence MNEFDLIVVGGGPGGIFTAITAAERGFKVALLEKNKRIGNKILVAGSGKCNLTHTGKPKDFSDKYGQNGKFLKEALNKYSPEMLKTFFKENGLPLVLVEETGKYFPETFSSLDVVDLLKRKMLTLGVKIIEGIKIESIQKNLEIFSILTDKGLYKCNSLVLATGGKSYPGVGTTGDGYVMAKELGHKIIPPKPALSPIYVRDYYFQELSGISFQNVKITIWRQNKKVIEKKGAVLLTHTNFSGPGILDNSRFVESESQLEINYIGKEYEVLNKELIEEMNKDGKKTIKKVLSYYFLPERFIKTILSILEISEELKIAELSKEKRENLVRLLTSNKMEITKVGSFEMAMVTRGGVSLDEINAKTMESKKTQGLYLVGELLDIDGDTGGYNIQAACSTGVLAGKSIRKKERE; translated from the coding sequence ATGAATGAATTTGATTTAATAGTAGTTGGAGGAGGACCAGGAGGAATTTTTACAGCTATTACAGCAGCAGAAAGAGGCTTTAAAGTAGCTCTTTTAGAAAAAAATAAACGTATAGGAAATAAAATATTGGTAGCAGGGAGCGGAAAATGTAATTTAACTCATACTGGAAAGCCTAAAGATTTTTCTGATAAATATGGACAAAATGGAAAATTTTTAAAAGAGGCTTTGAATAAATACTCTCCAGAGATGTTAAAGACGTTTTTTAAAGAAAATGGGTTACCTTTAGTTTTAGTTGAAGAAACTGGAAAATATTTTCCTGAAACATTTAGCTCTTTAGATGTTGTAGATCTTTTAAAAAGAAAGATGTTGACTCTAGGTGTTAAAATAATAGAGGGAATAAAAATAGAAAGTATTCAAAAAAACTTAGAAATATTTTCAATTTTAACAGATAAAGGATTGTATAAATGTAATAGTCTAGTTCTAGCAACAGGAGGAAAATCTTATCCTGGAGTTGGAACAACAGGAGATGGATATGTGATGGCTAAGGAGCTAGGTCATAAAATTATACCCCCAAAACCAGCACTAAGTCCTATATATGTGAGAGATTATTATTTTCAAGAACTTTCTGGAATAAGTTTTCAAAATGTTAAGATTACTATATGGAGACAAAATAAAAAAGTTATAGAAAAAAAAGGAGCTGTATTGTTGACACATACGAATTTTAGTGGTCCTGGAATACTTGATAATTCTAGATTCGTTGAAAGTGAAAGTCAGCTAGAAATTAATTATATTGGAAAAGAGTATGAGGTTTTAAACAAAGAGTTAATCGAAGAAATGAATAAAGATGGTAAAAAAACTATAAAGAAAGTTTTATCTTATTATTTTTTACCTGAAAGATTTATAAAAACTATATTATCTATCTTAGAAATAAGTGAAGAATTAAAAATAGCAGAACTTTCAAAAGAGAAAAGAGAGAATTTAGTAAGACTATTAACTTCAAATAAGATGGAGATAACAAAAGTTGGAAGTTTTGAGATGGCTATGGTAACAAGAGGTGGAGTCTCTTTAGATGAAATAAATGCTAAAACGATGGAGTCTAAAAAAACTCAAGGTCTTTATTTAGTTGGAGAACTTTTAGATATAGATGGAGATACAGGTGGATATAATATTCAAGCAGCATGTTCTACTGGAGTTTTAGCTGGAAAATCTATAAGAAAAAAGGAGAGAGAATAA
- a CDS encoding NusG domain II-containing protein, which translates to MKKQKKYFRKGDVIVYTILISIFSVLGFQITKFKASDAASAEVYVNNQLKYVYPLQIEEKDIFVPTDIGGVNVKIKDKKIRVTTSNSPLKLNVKQGWIGQPGEVIIGVPDRLIIKVVGKTNERSDDVDFIIK; encoded by the coding sequence GTGAAAAAACAAAAAAAATATTTCAGAAAAGGAGATGTAATAGTTTATACAATACTTATTAGTATATTTTCTGTACTAGGATTTCAAATAACAAAATTTAAAGCTTCAGATGCTGCAAGTGCTGAAGTTTATGTAAATAATCAACTGAAGTATGTATATCCATTACAAATAGAAGAAAAAGATATTTTTGTTCCGACTGATATAGGTGGAGTAAATGTAAAAATAAAAGATAAAAAAATAAGAGTCACAACTTCAAATTCGCCTCTAAAACTGAATGTAAAACAAGGTTGGATAGGTCAGCCGGGAGAAGTTATAATTGGAGTTCCTGATCGATTAATAATTAAGGTTGTTGGAAAAACAAATGAAAGATCAGATGATGTAGACTTTATAATAAAATAA
- a CDS encoding THUMP domain-containing class I SAM-dependent RNA methyltransferase — MSKKYRLIASATMGLESVVKDECKELGFENIETFNGRVEFDGDEKDIVEANLHLRCADRVFIKMGEFKALTFDNLFENIKRLPWENIISIDGEFPISWVSSVKCKLFSKSDIQKIVKKAIVERLKVAYQTERLIETGAHYRVKIQAHNDIFLVMIDTSGEGLHKRGYRNLINEAPLKETMAAALVLLSRWKGGDRPLLDPMCGTGTIAIEAAMIARNVAPGVNRNFASEKWDIIPENLWIDLRDEAFSREDYDKEVKIYASDIDSETVEVAKLNAIRAGVEEEIEFKCMNFLELETMAEKGCIVSNPPYGDRLLDEDAVERLYGLMGDIFQMRFPKWSYYIITSYENFEKVFGKKATKNRKLYNGGIKCHYYQYYGAR, encoded by the coding sequence ATGAGTAAGAAGTATAGATTAATAGCCTCAGCAACAATGGGTTTAGAGAGCGTTGTTAAGGATGAGTGTAAAGAATTAGGATTTGAAAATATTGAAACATTTAATGGAAGAGTTGAATTTGATGGAGATGAGAAAGACATTGTAGAAGCTAATTTACACTTAAGATGTGCAGACAGAGTTTTTATAAAAATGGGAGAATTTAAAGCTTTAACTTTTGATAATTTATTTGAAAATATAAAAAGATTACCTTGGGAAAATATAATTTCAATAGATGGAGAATTTCCAATAAGTTGGGTAAGTTCAGTAAAATGCAAACTTTTTTCAAAATCTGATATTCAGAAAATTGTAAAAAAGGCGATAGTTGAAAGATTAAAAGTAGCATATCAAACAGAAAGACTTATTGAAACAGGAGCTCATTATAGAGTCAAAATCCAAGCGCATAATGATATATTTTTAGTTATGATTGATACAAGTGGTGAAGGATTGCATAAAAGAGGGTACAGAAACTTAATAAATGAAGCGCCTCTGAAGGAAACAATGGCAGCAGCTTTAGTATTATTAAGTCGTTGGAAAGGTGGAGATAGACCTCTATTAGATCCAATGTGTGGAACAGGAACTATTGCAATAGAAGCAGCTATGATAGCAAGAAATGTAGCCCCAGGAGTAAATAGAAACTTTGCATCTGAAAAGTGGGATATAATACCTGAAAACTTATGGATTGATTTAAGAGATGAAGCATTTTCAAGGGAAGATTATGATAAAGAAGTGAAAATATATGCTTCTGATATAGACTCTGAAACAGTAGAAGTAGCTAAATTAAATGCTATAAGAGCTGGGGTAGAAGAAGAGATTGAATTTAAATGTATGAACTTTTTAGAGTTAGAAACAATGGCAGAAAAAGGGTGCATAGTATCAAATCCACCATATGGAGATCGTTTATTAGATGAAGACGCTGTAGAAAGATTGTATGGTCTTATGGGAGACATTTTCCAAATGAGATTCCCAAAATGGTCTTACTATATAATTACATCTTATGAAAATTTTGAAAAAGTATTTGGGAAAAAGGCCACAAAAAATAGAAAGCTATATAATGGTGGAATAAAATGTCACTATTATCAATATTATGGAGCTAGATAA
- a CDS encoding peptidylprolyl isomerase yields the protein MKEVKLNAKIVTPRGDINLVLFPEVAPVTVLNFAHLAMRGYYNGIKFHRVIEDFMIQGGDPTGTGTGGPGYQFIDEFKEGVVFDKKGILAMANAGPETNGSQFFITHVETPWLNYKHTIFGEVVSEADQKVVDSVKQGDIIERIEITGDVEEFLKNEENAEFTAQMDEILDSQFPNLVQY from the coding sequence ATGAAAGAAGTAAAATTAAACGCAAAAATAGTTACACCAAGAGGAGATATTAACTTAGTTCTTTTCCCAGAAGTAGCACCAGTAACAGTATTAAACTTTGCACACTTAGCAATGAGAGGATACTATAATGGTATTAAATTCCATAGAGTAATTGAAGACTTTATGATTCAAGGTGGAGATCCAACAGGAACAGGAACAGGTGGACCAGGATATCAATTTATAGATGAGTTTAAAGAAGGAGTAGTTTTTGATAAAAAAGGAATATTAGCAATGGCTAATGCTGGACCAGAAACAAATGGATCACAATTCTTTATAACTCATGTTGAGACACCTTGGTTAAACTACAAGCATACAATTTTTGGTGAAGTTGTATCTGAAGCTGACCAAAAAGTTGTAGACTCAGTAAAGCAAGGAGATATCATTGAGAGAATTGAAATTACAGGAGATGTAGAAGAGTTCTTAAAAAATGAGGAAAATGCTGAGTTCACAGCTCAAATGGATGAAATCTTAGATTCTCAATTTCCAAATTTAGTACAATACTAA
- a CDS encoding aldose epimerase family protein, protein MVKIENEKLTVLINKFGAELKSVINKENGIEYIWPGTEGSFKKSAPNLFPFIGNILNGEIDYPLGKNERVTLSMTKHGFARDLEFEILEVTNSIARFQLKPNSYTKERYPYNFSLIVEYILVEDTLHHNYIVKNNDVVEMYYHIGGHTAFYCNYNNDKTFENYYLELKEEECELYKIDERNNSFLFDIPEKVTICEKFNLSKDKFAKDALVFVGMENKQIDIKHLNSSHGVEFKFENLPILTLWTSTDSSEFICLEPWAGITDFTNGSNKVENKKEIQRLNSNEQKKYSQIIRFY, encoded by the coding sequence ATGGTAAAGATAGAGAATGAAAAGTTAACTGTACTAATTAATAAGTTTGGTGCAGAATTGAAAAGTGTTATAAACAAAGAGAATGGAATTGAATATATTTGGCCAGGAACTGAAGGAAGCTTTAAAAAAAGTGCTCCAAATTTATTTCCTTTTATTGGAAATATTTTAAATGGAGAAATAGATTATCCTTTAGGAAAAAATGAAAGAGTTACTCTTTCAATGACAAAACATGGTTTTGCTAGAGATTTGGAGTTTGAAATTTTAGAAGTGACAAATAGTATAGCAAGATTTCAATTGAAGCCAAATTCATATACAAAGGAAAGATATCCGTATAACTTCTCTTTAATAGTTGAATACATATTAGTAGAGGATACTTTACATCATAATTATATAGTTAAAAATAATGATGTAGTTGAAATGTACTATCATATAGGTGGACATACAGCGTTTTATTGTAACTATAATAATGACAAAACTTTTGAGAATTACTATTTAGAATTAAAAGAAGAAGAGTGTGAATTATATAAAATTGATGAAAGAAATAACTCTTTTTTATTTGATATTCCAGAGAAGGTAACAATATGTGAGAAGTTTAATTTATCGAAAGATAAATTTGCTAAAGATGCATTGGTATTTGTAGGAATGGAAAATAAACAAATAGATATAAAACATTTAAACTCTTCTCATGGAGTTGAATTTAAATTTGAAAATTTACCAATATTAACTTTATGGACAAGTACGGATTCAAGTGAATTTATTTGTTTAGAGCCATGGGCTGGAATAACAGATTTTACAAATGGTTCTAATAAAGTTGAAAATAAAAAAGAGATTCAGAGATTAAATTCAAATGAGCAAAAAAAATATTCACAAATAATAAGATTTTATTAA
- a CDS encoding molybdopterin-binding protein — protein MKTVKTVDALGMILCHDITKIVPGEFKGVAFKKGHIIKEEDIPELLKLGKDNLYVWEHQEGTLHENDAAIRIKNHIAGEGLDFSTIKEGKIDFIAKNDGLLKVDVAELLKINSLGEIIVSTLHNNTPIKKGIKVAGTRVIPLVINEDKIIEMESISKENIIKILPIKPKKIAIITTGNEVFYGRIQDKFGPILTKKVEEYGCKVIYHAFSSDEKEMIKDKIQEALDSDAELILCTGGMSVDPDDRTPLAIKEMGGELITYGSPVLPGAMLLLAYHGERAILGLPGCVMHSKRTAFDLVLPRILADEKITFEDIASYGHGGLCLDCPICTFPHCSFGK, from the coding sequence ATGAAAACTGTTAAAACTGTTGATGCTTTAGGTATGATTTTATGCCATGATATCACAAAAATTGTTCCAGGTGAATTTAAAGGAGTAGCTTTTAAAAAAGGGCATATCATAAAAGAAGAAGATATTCCAGAACTTTTAAAACTTGGAAAAGACAATCTTTATGTATGGGAACATCAAGAGGGGACTCTTCACGAGAATGATGCTGCCATAAGAATAAAAAATCATATTGCTGGTGAAGGATTGGATTTTTCAACAATTAAAGAAGGGAAAATAGATTTTATTGCAAAAAATGATGGACTATTAAAAGTTGATGTAGCTGAATTACTAAAAATAAATAGTCTAGGTGAAATTATTGTTTCTACTTTACACAATAACACTCCTATAAAAAAAGGGATAAAAGTAGCTGGAACAAGAGTTATTCCTTTAGTTATTAACGAAGATAAAATTATAGAGATGGAAAGCATCTCAAAAGAAAACATTATTAAAATTTTGCCAATCAAGCCAAAAAAAATAGCCATTATAACTACTGGAAACGAAGTTTTTTATGGACGAATTCAAGATAAATTTGGTCCTATTCTAACTAAAAAAGTTGAAGAATATGGGTGTAAAGTTATTTATCACGCATTTTCTTCAGATGAAAAAGAAATGATAAAAGATAAAATACAAGAAGCACTAGATAGCGATGCAGAACTTATTCTTTGCACAGGTGGTATGTCTGTAGACCCTGATGATAGAACTCCTCTTGCTATAAAAGAAATGGGAGGAGAATTAATCACTTATGGATCTCCTGTTTTACCTGGAGCTATGCTACTTTTAGCTTACCATGGAGAAAGAGCTATTTTAGGTTTACCTGGTTGTGTTATGCACTCTAAAAGAACTGCTTTCGATTTAGTTCTTCCTAGAATTTTAGCAGACGAAAAAATAACTTTTGAAGACATTGCTTCATACGGCCACGGTGGACTATGTCTCGACTGTCCAATTTGTACTTTTCCACATTGTTCTTTTGGAAAATAA
- a CDS encoding AI-2E family transporter, which translates to MKKGYLHFFIVGLLLILIQTFFQYNEAFNSMVGQMVSSITPFIYAIFIAILVSPLVKIFENKVKMRRAWAIGISLMIVFLVIIELVLIIVPNIINSVTDLIDKFPTMLASLSSNTEHLINFLKEKDLLFFDPKEIENNLIKFTRTNLGNFKNLAFGLGAGVLRSLMGVINFFIGVFISLYLMYSKEYFMEFLENILLLFTTKSKAKYGVDFVRKVNDVFLKYILGRILTSAVVGFLVFLVLFIAKVPYALLSGVMVGIGNMIPYVGSIVAGTIATFLILLAAPLKVVYLFIAIGVGQAVDGFIIGPKIMEESVGMSSFWTIVAVMVCGSFFGPLGMFLGVPVFVIIKFIYLECLKKRSE; encoded by the coding sequence ATGAAAAAAGGATATCTACACTTTTTTATAGTTGGATTGTTATTAATTTTAATTCAAACTTTTTTTCAATATAACGAAGCTTTCAATTCTATGGTGGGGCAAATGGTAAGTTCTATAACACCATTTATCTACGCTATTTTTATAGCTATATTAGTAAGTCCTCTTGTAAAAATTTTTGAAAATAAAGTAAAAATGAGAAGAGCATGGGCGATTGGAATAAGTTTAATGATAGTTTTTCTTGTTATAATTGAATTGGTTTTGATTATAGTTCCGAATATTATAAATAGTGTAACTGATTTAATTGATAAATTTCCAACAATGTTAGCAAGTCTAAGCTCTAATACTGAGCATTTAATAAATTTTTTGAAAGAAAAAGATTTGCTTTTCTTTGATCCTAAAGAAATAGAAAATAATTTGATAAAATTTACAAGAACTAATTTAGGAAATTTTAAAAATTTAGCATTTGGATTGGGAGCTGGAGTTTTAAGAAGTTTAATGGGAGTGATTAACTTTTTTATTGGAGTTTTTATCTCTCTTTATTTAATGTATAGCAAAGAATATTTTATGGAGTTTTTAGAAAATATTTTATTGCTTTTTACTACGAAATCAAAAGCGAAATATGGTGTAGATTTTGTTAGAAAAGTAAATGATGTATTTTTAAAATATATTTTAGGAAGAATATTAACATCAGCAGTTGTAGGGTTTTTAGTGTTTTTAGTTCTTTTTATAGCAAAAGTACCATATGCTCTTTTAAGTGGAGTTATGGTAGGAATAGGAAATATGATTCCGTATGTGGGATCAATAGTAGCTGGAACTATAGCTACATTCTTAATATTATTAGCAGCACCATTAAAAGTAGTGTATCTTTTTATAGCTATAGGAGTTGGACAAGCTGTAGATGGATTTATAATTGGTCCAAAAATAATGGAAGAGTCTGTTGGAATGAGTAGTTTTTGGACCATTGTAGCAGTAATGGTTTGTGGAAGTTTCTTTGGACCCTTAGGAATGTTTTTGGGAGTGCCAGTATTTGTAATTATAAAATTTATATATTTAGAGTGTTTAAAAAAAAGGAGTGAATAG
- a CDS encoding phosphatidylserine decarboxylase: MNFDKINYIERKTGEIKTEIPPGEGFLKFLYYNPLGKLPLNLVVRKKFLTDYYGKKMSEKSSIEKIKPFVEENSINMNESKKRVEEFTSFNDFFIRELKEGAREIARDENVLVSPADGKILIFNNLKETTKFFLKGDEFTLEEFLMDKEEAKKFKGGTMVIIRLAPVDYHRFHFPADGIIGESKLIDGYYYSVSPYAIKKNFRIYCENKREVSILKTEKFGEIVLSEIGATMVGGIKQTYSPNTLVKKGEEKGYFFFGGSSCVLLFQENKVEFDKDILENSSKGLETKVYMGEKIGKAK; the protein is encoded by the coding sequence AACTGGGGAAATAAAAACAGAAATTCCACCAGGAGAAGGATTTTTAAAGTTTTTATATTATAATCCATTAGGAAAATTACCTCTAAATTTAGTTGTTAGAAAAAAATTTTTAACAGATTATTATGGAAAAAAGATGTCTGAAAAATCATCTATAGAAAAAATAAAGCCTTTTGTAGAAGAAAATTCTATAAATATGAATGAGTCAAAAAAAAGAGTTGAAGAATTTACATCTTTTAATGATTTTTTTATAAGAGAGCTAAAAGAGGGAGCAAGAGAAATAGCTAGAGATGAGAATGTGTTAGTTTCTCCTGCAGATGGAAAAATACTAATTTTCAATAATTTAAAAGAAACAACAAAGTTTTTTTTAAAAGGAGACGAATTCACATTAGAAGAATTTTTAATGGATAAAGAGGAAGCTAAAAAATTTAAAGGTGGAACAATGGTAATTATAAGACTTGCACCAGTAGATTATCATAGATTTCATTTTCCTGCGGATGGGATAATAGGTGAGTCTAAATTAATAGATGGCTATTATTATTCTGTTTCTCCTTATGCAATAAAAAAGAACTTTAGAATTTATTGCGAAAATAAAAGGGAAGTTTCAATTTTAAAAACTGAAAAGTTTGGTGAAATAGTTTTAAGTGAGATTGGAGCTACGATGGTTGGTGGCATAAAGCAAACATACAGCCCTAATACTTTAGTAAAAAAAGGAGAAGAAAAAGGATACTTCTTCTTTGGAGGATCATCGTGTGTACTGCTTTTTCAAGAAAATAAAGTAGAGTTTGACAAAGATATTTTAGAAAATAGTAGTAAAGGTCTAGAAACTAAAGTATATATGGGTGAAAAAATAGGAAAAGCTAAGTAG